The following proteins are co-located in the Pedobacter frigiditerrae genome:
- a CDS encoding DEAD/DEAH box helicase, with protein sequence MLFSELNLIAPILKALETEGYTQPTPIQEQSIPSILQKRDLLGCAQTGTGKTAAFAIPMLQLLDKPHSNVKGPKPIRALILTPTRELAIQIEESFKAYGRNLSLKHLVIFGGVGQKAQTDALHRGVDILVATPGRLLDLMNQGFVNLRDIEIFVLDEADRMLDMGFIHDVKKVIAKLPAKRQTLFFSATMPTEIQKLSSTILTNPVKVEVTPVSSTAEKIQQAVYFVEKNDKRSLLAHLLKDKAIETVLVFTRTKHGADKVVKDLIKINIKAEAIHGNKSQNARQRALTNFKARTTRVLVATDIAARGIDVDELAHVINYELPNIPETYVHRIGRTGRAGLSGIAYSFCDGEEKEFLDDIEKLIGLKVPVNEDHPYAMSWQSLMSAAADAKGKGKKKGNQREPREREPNLSGAKKKPQGGGARKPNHTGSTASANAGGGNRRFSGGGNRRRD encoded by the coding sequence TTGTTATTTTCAGAATTAAACCTCATAGCTCCTATTTTAAAGGCGCTTGAAACCGAAGGTTATACACAACCTACACCAATACAGGAGCAATCTATACCTTCTATTTTACAAAAACGCGATTTATTGGGTTGCGCTCAAACTGGTACTGGTAAAACCGCAGCATTCGCTATACCGATGTTGCAATTGTTAGACAAACCACACAGCAACGTTAAAGGTCCGAAGCCAATTAGAGCTTTAATTTTAACGCCAACAAGAGAATTAGCCATCCAAATTGAAGAAAGTTTTAAGGCTTATGGCCGTAATTTATCTTTAAAACACTTGGTGATTTTTGGCGGTGTTGGACAAAAAGCACAAACTGATGCATTACATAGAGGCGTTGATATTTTAGTGGCAACTCCTGGTCGTTTATTAGATTTAATGAACCAAGGTTTCGTGAACTTACGTGATATCGAGATTTTCGTATTGGATGAGGCCGACCGTATGTTAGATATGGGTTTTATCCACGATGTGAAAAAAGTTATCGCAAAATTACCTGCAAAAAGGCAGACTTTGTTTTTCTCGGCTACGATGCCAACTGAAATCCAGAAATTGTCTAGCACGATATTAACCAATCCTGTTAAAGTTGAAGTTACTCCAGTTTCTTCTACGGCAGAAAAAATTCAACAAGCCGTTTATTTCGTTGAGAAAAATGACAAAAGAAGTCTATTGGCTCACTTGTTAAAAGACAAGGCGATTGAAACTGTTTTGGTATTTACACGTACCAAACACGGTGCAGATAAAGTGGTAAAAGATTTGATAAAAATCAATATCAAGGCTGAAGCTATTCACGGAAATAAATCTCAAAATGCTCGTCAGAGAGCTTTAACAAACTTTAAAGCTCGTACAACTCGTGTTTTAGTGGCTACTGATATTGCTGCTCGTGGTATTGATGTAGATGAATTGGCACATGTAATTAACTACGAATTACCAAACATTCCTGAAACTTATGTACACAGAATTGGCAGAACCGGAAGAGCTGGTTTAAGCGGTATCGCTTACTCTTTTTGCGATGGCGAAGAGAAAGAATTTTTAGATGATATTGAGAAATTGATTGGTTTGAAAGTTCCAGTAAATGAAGACCATCCTTATGCAATGAGCTGGCAAAGCTTAATGTCGGCTGCTGCAGATGCAAAAGGCAAAGGCAAAAAGAAAGGCAACCAACGCGAACCTCGTGAGCGTGAGCCTAACTTAAGCGGAGCAAAAAAGAAACCTCAAGGTGGTGGTGCTAGAAAACCAAACCATACAGGTAGCACTGCAAGTGCAAACGCCGGTGGTGGAAACAGAAGGTTTAGCGGCGGTGGCAATAGAAGAAGGGATTAG
- a CDS encoding cyclopropane-fatty-acyl-phospholipid synthase family protein, with product MSTLYLTKSKSGFYENAVVNALCKMDKGFLNLTLPNGENLQIGDSNSSYRADLEVKDARFFKCVVLYGDIGFGEAYVNGLWETDNITNLIKWIILNIENAPSVSGSKVKSLGLNIFKWFNRIYHNNRSNSITGSQKNIAEHYDLNNDFFATFLDPSMTYSAAYFKTPELTLAQAQDEKYRRLCEQLHLKASDHVLEIGSGWGANAIFMAKNYGCKVTTVTISKEQQKLGQERVAAAGLADKIEIIIKDYRNIEGQFDKIVSVEMLEAVGHNYLETYFTKCAEVLKPNGIFAFQVITSPDSRYENLRRGVDWIQKHIFPGSLLPSVAVINKAINNTSDLTLVDLKDLGLDYARTLKLWFIEFNHKLNEVKALGFDERFIRKWNYYLNYCEAAFEMRNINVMQMVYTRPNNTER from the coding sequence ATGTCAACGCTCTATTTAACCAAATCGAAATCAGGATTTTACGAAAACGCAGTTGTAAATGCACTTTGTAAAATGGATAAAGGTTTTTTAAACCTTACTTTACCTAATGGAGAGAATTTGCAAATTGGAGATTCAAACTCTAGTTATAGAGCTGACTTAGAAGTTAAAGATGCCAGATTTTTTAAGTGTGTGGTTTTGTATGGTGATATTGGTTTTGGTGAAGCTTATGTAAATGGGCTTTGGGAAACGGACAATATTACCAATCTTATCAAATGGATTATCCTAAACATCGAAAATGCACCTTCAGTTTCGGGGAGTAAAGTGAAATCTTTGGGATTGAATATCTTTAAATGGTTCAATCGTATTTATCATAATAACCGTTCAAATAGTATTACTGGCTCACAAAAAAATATAGCAGAGCACTATGACTTAAACAATGATTTCTTCGCGACTTTCTTAGATCCATCAATGACTTATTCTGCTGCTTATTTTAAAACACCAGAATTAACATTGGCACAAGCCCAAGATGAAAAATACCGTCGACTTTGTGAACAGCTACATTTAAAAGCCAGTGATCATGTTTTAGAAATTGGAAGCGGTTGGGGTGCGAATGCTATTTTTATGGCTAAAAATTATGGCTGTAAAGTAACCACAGTTACCATTTCCAAAGAACAACAAAAACTCGGACAAGAACGTGTGGCAGCTGCTGGATTAGCGGATAAAATAGAAATTATCATAAAAGATTATAGAAACATCGAAGGACAGTTCGATAAAATTGTTTCTGTAGAAATGTTAGAAGCTGTTGGGCACAATTATTTAGAAACTTATTTCACCAAATGTGCCGAAGTATTAAAACCTAACGGGATTTTTGCCTTTCAGGTAATCACTAGTCCAGATAGTAGATATGAAAATTTACGCAGAGGTGTAGATTGGATCCAGAAACATATTTTTCCAGGTTCTTTATTGCCTTCTGTGGCGGTAATTAATAAAGCTATTAACAATACCAGTGACCTAACACTAGTCGACTTGAAAGATTTAGGTTTGGATTATGCTCGTACTTTAAAACTATGGTTTATCGAATTTAACCACAAGCTAAACGAAGTAAAAGCTTTAGGTTTCGATGAGCGTTTCATCCGCAAGTGGAATTACTATTTGAACTATTGCGAAGCTGCATTTGAAATGAGAAATATCAATGTAATGCAAATGGTTTACACTAGGCCGAATAATACGGAACGATAA
- a CDS encoding NAD(P)/FAD-dependent oxidoreductase produces MLKLAIIGTGIAGMGCGHLLHKKYDITLFEELNYIGGHTNTVTVKEVEKDVFIDTGFMVFNYETYPNLCALFKEIEAPVKKTDMSFSVQYLPSGLEYSGSSMKHLFAQKRNVFSPSFLKMLMQINRFNKESIAILDDPKYADYSLGQYVKKFGYGEDMVWKYLIPMSSAVWSTPMEQILDFPAVSLIRFFKNHGFLGLDTQHQWFTLHNGSQAYREKLIEPFRNQIRINTKITSVLRLENGKVLVTTSKGEEIEFDKVIVASHANQTYQIVKHKTEDEERLLSKFKYQPNTAVLHTDKTQMPKKKLAWSSWNYRVEKQGDSLVPSTIYWMNQLQGVSDKVDYFVSINPSATLDRSKIIKEIDYEHPLFDVPAMQAQKELHKLNETGPVYYCGSYFKYGFHEDAYKSAVELCRMM; encoded by the coding sequence ATGTTGAAGTTAGCAATTATAGGAACAGGAATAGCAGGAATGGGTTGTGGGCATTTGCTTCACAAAAAATATGATATTACGCTTTTTGAAGAACTGAATTATATTGGTGGTCACACAAATACTGTGACAGTAAAAGAAGTTGAAAAGGACGTTTTTATAGATACTGGATTTATGGTTTTTAACTATGAAACTTATCCGAATTTGTGTGCACTTTTTAAGGAAATTGAGGCGCCAGTAAAAAAAACGGATATGTCTTTTAGTGTGCAATATTTGCCTAGCGGATTAGAATATTCGGGCTCAAGTATGAAACATCTTTTTGCGCAAAAGCGAAATGTTTTTAGTCCTTCTTTTTTAAAAATGTTGATGCAGATTAATCGTTTCAACAAAGAAAGCATAGCCATTTTAGACGACCCAAAATACGCTGATTATTCTCTCGGGCAATATGTAAAGAAGTTTGGATATGGTGAAGATATGGTTTGGAAATACCTCATTCCAATGAGTTCTGCCGTCTGGTCAACCCCGATGGAGCAGATTCTAGATTTTCCAGCAGTATCGCTTATTCGCTTTTTTAAAAATCACGGGTTTTTGGGTTTAGATACACAACACCAATGGTTTACCTTACATAATGGGAGCCAGGCTTACCGTGAAAAATTAATCGAGCCATTTAGAAATCAAATCAGAATTAACACTAAAATTACCAGTGTGTTACGATTAGAAAATGGGAAAGTGTTGGTTACAACTTCAAAAGGTGAGGAAATAGAATTTGATAAAGTGATTGTGGCAAGTCACGCCAATCAAACTTACCAAATTGTAAAACACAAAACTGAAGATGAGGAAAGGCTGCTTTCTAAATTTAAATACCAACCAAACACTGCAGTTTTACATACCGATAAAACCCAAATGCCTAAGAAAAAGTTAGCTTGGAGCAGTTGGAATTATAGGGTAGAAAAACAAGGAGATTCATTAGTGCCAAGTACCATTTATTGGATGAATCAATTGCAAGGCGTTTCAGACAAGGTTGATTATTTCGTTTCTATCAATCCATCAGCTACGCTCGATAGAAGCAAAATAATTAAGGAAATTGATTATGAACATCCGTTATTTGATGTGCCAGCCATGCAAGCGCAAAAGGAATTACACAAACTAAATGAAACGGGTCCTGTTTATTATTGTGGTAGTTATTTTAAATATGGTTTCCACGAAGATGCTTATAAAAGTGCGGTGGAATTGTGTAGGATGATGTAA
- a CDS encoding four helix bundle protein, whose protein sequence is MNEKTTQLLDRTFWFGVNILKFLDKLPYSPVYKVPILQLSRSSTSVGANYEEAQGATSKRDFSYKIGISYREARESVYWLRVLKELYSDERFFPEFEEYKNEAHELKKIFASIKISSSK, encoded by the coding sequence ATGAACGAAAAAACAACACAACTTCTAGACAGAACTTTTTGGTTTGGAGTTAATATCCTGAAATTTTTGGATAAACTTCCATACAGTCCAGTTTATAAAGTACCCATTTTGCAACTAAGTCGTTCTTCAACTTCTGTTGGAGCAAATTATGAGGAAGCTCAAGGTGCAACAAGCAAAAGAGACTTCAGTTACAAAATTGGAATTTCTTATAGAGAGGCTAGAGAAAGTGTTTATTGGCTGAGGGTATTAAAAGAATTATACAGCGACGAAAGATTTTTTCCTGAATTTGAAGAATACAAAAATGAAGCTCACGAACTCAAGAAAATTTTCGCATCTATTAAAATCAGCTCTAGTAAATAG
- a CDS encoding DUF1365 domain-containing protein has product MFTSSIYSAKVMHHRLAPKKHSFWYNVYMFYIDLDEVETLDKKLRWFSYNRFNLFSFRDKDHLELKKVKGRKDGGASHISTKQQITTYLKSHNVEIGNGKIMLLTNLSVLGYNFNPVSFYFCFDENSHPLCAVAEISNTYHEMKMFFLGKDELEGNTFKQRIQKHFYVSPFIDLDDFFDFNLVIPTEKLDIKIDDYGKEGNRFFISTLKGEQKPLTNANMLRYFFAIPMIPLRIMWLIHWQAFKLWIKKIQYHPKAANQDLQKDVYKPYKQN; this is encoded by the coding sequence TTGTTTACGTCATCCATATATTCCGCCAAAGTAATGCATCATAGGTTAGCGCCTAAGAAGCACAGTTTCTGGTACAATGTATATATGTTTTATATCGATTTAGATGAGGTTGAAACTTTAGATAAAAAATTGCGTTGGTTCAGTTATAACAGGTTTAATTTGTTCAGTTTTAGGGATAAGGACCACTTAGAGCTGAAGAAGGTTAAGGGCAGGAAGGATGGAGGGGCATCTCACATCTCAACAAAACAGCAAATTACAACTTACCTAAAATCCCACAATGTGGAAATAGGGAATGGCAAAATTATGTTGTTAACCAATCTATCAGTTCTCGGTTATAACTTCAACCCTGTTTCTTTTTACTTCTGTTTTGATGAAAATAGCCATCCGCTTTGCGCAGTAGCAGAAATTAGTAATACTTACCACGAAATGAAAATGTTCTTTTTAGGTAAAGATGAGCTTGAAGGAAATACATTCAAACAAAGAATTCAAAAACACTTCTACGTATCTCCATTTATAGATTTGGATGATTTTTTCGATTTTAATCTTGTTATTCCGACCGAAAAATTGGATATTAAGATTGATGATTATGGTAAAGAGGGGAATCGATTTTTTATCAGCACCTTAAAAGGAGAGCAAAAGCCATTAACAAATGCAAATATGTTGCGCTATTTTTTTGCCATCCCGATGATACCTCTTAGAATAATGTGGTTAATTCACTGGCAAGCTTTTAAGTTGTGGATAAAGAAAATACAATATCATCCGAAAGCTGCAAACCAAGATTTACAAAAAGACGTATATAAGCCTTATAAACAAAATTAA